The genomic interval GGGTGAATCCATTGGCTTTTCGTTACAGCTGAGAACCCCTTTATACTTGGTGACATTTGCGATAcaggcggagctgtgacaacttcTTCTTGGTGGTTGTCACCGTTGAAAAACAATATACCTGTAGTGTTAGGTGTGAGTAAAAAATTAAAGTGCCATGTCAACCAGAGAAAATAATGCAGCGTTGAGGTAGACCTGTGTTTTTGTGGAGTTACCCTTTAAGTATCTggggtggagttcccctttatgtaactttatatgcttttttttttttcctctgcattCGTCTCACCCGTTGTATACATAAGCCTTTGTTTTTGTGCATGTCAGCTTGGTGTGGCCGTTTTTTGTTTTCTCTGCTTGTCTTGGAAGACGCTCAGGGCACAACATGTGCCAATTTGATAATATATCTGTTTCCCTCTGTGCACATGTCAGCGCAGACCGCGCCAGGCCGGTTGCAAAATCTCACCAGGTGTCCCATGCTTACTTGTCTGCTGACTGGAGTAGGATTGCTTGCGGGTAATGAatacccctcccctttccctgcaTGCCGTCATACTTCTGCTCCACACTGCCCCCTGTGGCTGGGAATTGGAAAATGCTACCGAATATTCCATCTCTCTCACTCTCCGCACTGTAATTGCGGTTGCATAACACCGCCACGTGTTGGAGAGCTGTACATTGCTGCGGTACGGTGTCATGATGGATGACTGGAGCGACACATGTTCCGGCACCGGGCAATGTCCTTTGGTTCAGAGGTTGCGAAACGAATCTTCAACTGATGATGGCTAATGGTGAGAGAATGACGGACTGCAAAAACTGACAAGGACTTTAATCAACCTGGGTCAAGTGTTAGACTTAAAGGGGAGTTCGATATCGTGTTGCAGCGCTTAGGGATATCTTCAGGTTGTAGACTTTAAGGGAACTCCATGTTGTTTCACTGCCGCTAGGGATATCTTCAAGttttagacttaaaggggtgctCCATATTGTCTTGCTTGCCAATGGAGACATCTTACCGTTTCTTGAGGTTGTCTTCTCGGGGCGATGAAATTAGTACTAGGTCCTCATATGAGATGAATGTTcctggggggggcgggggggtgtATTCGATAGTAGATGTTAGGCAAAAAAAAGTATCGGGCTAAGAACCTTGGAAAAAGATGGCTACCGGCCTTAGCCAAATGCTATGTCATGTGGATGGTCAACCTTACAGAATCTATCACTAGATGTTGGCGCCATCTTTTTAGCAGATCACTCCCAAATCCAGGGGGGTGGAGAGAAACTGAGTTGATCACCTCAATCGGGATCTTTCACTTCTTTACGAGAAAAAGCTGGTTAGGTGATCCTTCACTATCTTGATGCCAATTGAGCCAAGATGCTGTAGGAACCAATGAGAAGTTCTTACAAGGTGGAGTAGTTATGGTCTCCACTGACTTCTTTCAGACTTTGAAGGTTACCAGGTATGGCAAAGGAGGCGCCAACATGACATCCCTTCCAACCCAAAACCAATGGGCTGTCGCATCTGGACCACACAACTCCTATTCAGTCTTGGTTGGGTTGGTGGCATGCGAGGTCTTCTATCTTAGGACTACATAGGTGGTGGTCATGGAGCTGAGACTACTTTAGGTCCAAAGTGGTGGGATTTATTGAGAGTTGGGAACCTGTGAATTTGGGTTGGGGGTCACAGATTCTGTATGACCTGTGTTGAGACCTTCTGACATCTTGGAAGGTCTTATTAATAAAAGCCTGTTCTTTGGCAAGTGAGAAAGTCCCGGCCCAACCAATAACTTGCATATCTGGCAGACCTCCCGGTGATGGGCGTGGTAACACCCGGCACCTGCACAGATAACCATCAGGTTGTGTTGACATGTCATCGGCTTTGTACAGATCTGAGAATATTCTCGTTGTCTCCCCTTCCAGGCAGTTGATTCATACATGGAAGATACAGAGTCCTCCGACTTCTTGTCTTCTTGCGACTCCCTTTGTTCTGCAAGCAATTCCACCACCACCGACCAAGAAGGACGCAAATATGCCGACTTTGACGTCTTCCTCACCGACTCCATGGAAGGAAGCAGCAACAAGACGGAAGAGGATTTCGTGAACTCTAGCATGATCCCAAACTCTCGACTGACCAGCGCGGACCACCCGGTCTTAATACGTCTGGAGAATGAGTACCAAGCCAGAAGGAGCTATTGGCACCGCCATACAGGACAGCATCTCCTGTACCAGAGAGAGGTGGAAGGGAGGACTCCTTGTATTGATCAGAACAATCTGACTAATGGGGGGTCAGGCCTTCACAAAAAGCAGGACAAGCAACTGAAGAATTATGTATTACAAGAGGAGCAAAAGTTGGAAGCCCCTCAAGGACTCAAAAGGCAAAGGAAACCCGAGACCGAGGTGACTTCAAATTGGTGGAGGGACCAGGAGTCGAGCTTGCAAGTGTCTGAAGGAGACCGGATCTTTGCTCAGAAGGTACATTAAGTTTTACTTGTCCTTAtttaccgttttttttttagtgggGCTGGTTTTCCTTATGAAATCCAGCTGGTGTGCTCAAAGCACCCTGGGTaaaaatatgtaaattagctctcctcCAGGAGGATCAAACTTGGCTATCTTTGGGTATCTGCCATGCAAGTTTCATGTTTTGCCCCTAGCTGCTTTGGTTATGACCATGAAGATGGAGCCAATATATATCCCTCCACCTGAAACcaaattttttatgtatttatcttTTTTCAGTGTCGAGAACTTCAAGGTTTTATAAAGCCACTGACCGATCTTCTGAATGGCCTGAAACGGGGGAGATATGACAGAGGTGAATAACCCGAAAGTCTTATTTTaatgcaatattatagtagttatattcttgtacataggagtagtattatagtagttatattcttgtatatagggagcagtattatagtagttatattcttgtacataggagtagtattatagtagttatattcttgtacataggagtagtattatagtagttatattcttgtacataggagtagtattatagtagttatattcttgtatatagggagcagtattatagtagttatattcttgtacataggagtagtattatagtagttatattcttgtacataggagtagtattatagtagttatattcttgtacataggagtagtattatagtagttatattcttgtatatagggagcagtattatagtagttatattcttgtacataggagtagtattatagtagttatattcttgtatatagggagcagtattatagtagttatattcttgtacataggagtagtattatagtagttatattcttgtacataggagtagtattatagtagttatattcttgtacataggagtagtattatagtagttatattcttgtacataggagcagtattatagtaggtatattcttgtacataggaggtagtattatagtagttatattcttgtacataggaggtagtattatagcagttatattcttgtacataggagcagtattatagtagttatattcttgtacataggaggtagtattatagtaggtatattcttgtacataggaggtagtattatagtagttatattcttgtacataggaggtagtattatagcagttatattcttgtacataggagcagtattatagtagttatattcttgtacataggaggtagtattatagtaggtatattcttgtacataggaggtagtattatagtagttatattcttgtatataggagcagtattatagtagttatattcttgtacataggagtagtattatagtagttatattcttgtacataggaggtagtattatagtagttatattcttgtacataggagcagtattatagtaggtatattcttgtacataggaggtagtattatagtagttatattcttgtacataggaggtagtattatagtaggtatattcttgtacataggagtagtattatagtagttatattcttgtatataggagcagtattatagtaggtatattcttgtacataggagcagtattatagtagttatattcttgtacataggaggtagtattatagtagttatattcttgtacataggagtagtattatagtagttatattcttgtacataggagcagtattatagtagttatattcttgtacataggaggtagtattatagcagttatattcttgtacataggagtagtattatagtagttatattcttgtacataggagcagtagtatagtagttatattcttgtacataggaggtagtattatagtagttatatccttgtacataggagcagtattatagtagttatattcttgtacataggagcagtattatagtaggtatattcttgtacataggaggtagtattatagtagttgtatcttTCTCTATGGGGGTCACTACTTGTTTTCTTCTGTTGTACCACATGTTTACTGTTTCATTTTTCTCCATATTGGCTGATATTGGAGTTCCCCTTAAAGGGTATGTCATGCCTGTCCCCACTATTAGGGGATGATTCCCTTGGAATAATGTTTTCTGCCCCGTATACCTGCACATACAGTGACTTGCAGGATTATCCAGGTGTCAGAGTTGCGGCTGGTTTCTGGCTGATAATTCTGCTGTACTTTGCATTGTAAGTAGGTTACGTAATAGGAGGGAGCGATATTCGGCACATGTCACTGCTGGCAGCTGGATACACACTGTAATCTTGCTATTTCTTAAAGTGCACCTCCCGAGTCTCAGCACAAATCTCTCCTTTATACCTGTCCTGCTAGTTTCCAGTGTATGAGTCTGGAATCGTAGCTTAGaagattgtctagactggatgcaattgtaacagaccctcagcaaGGTCTGGGTGATTAGGACTAAAATTAAGATCTCATTTTTTCCAAGAGAAGGGACTGAAATTGGGACTAGGTGGCTAATGGTCATCTTTGGGGATGTGGATAGATTAACAAGGCAGTTCCCTTAAAGCCATTATGGCTTCTGAGAGGGGTTCCCAGCCTAGACAGAGGAGCCTGCGAGCTTGAGCCttggttgggaaggggttaagccgccATCCGTGGGTGGCATTGGCGGTATGTATAGTCTATCACGCCTTTGATTCCTCACCCAGGGACCCCAGCCGTGCAGTGATTTATATCATTGAACCTAGCACACAAGCCTCATATAGGAGGCATCGATTGGAGCGCAGCTCCGGGGGTTGTGCGAGGCATTTCTGTACAGAGGAATGACTCAGCATCAGGATCAAAATGAAAAGCGAGCAGAAAAACGGAACAGCAGGTGGATTTCTAAAGGAACAAATGTGCGCCGTTCATTAAAGCGTCCCACCGGACCACGAGCGGCGGCACAAAGCTATAGAAAGTGTCCTGTGGAGTTATGAATATGCATGGCCGAGGCCTGCTACAGATTGGGGAGGTAGGGTATTCTGTGCAAGgttacagcagcacagagtgcTTCAGGAAAGGGATGTGCTGAAAGCGTGAGTGGCAAGGTATAAAGAATAGGGCTGTGTGAGgttacagcagcacagagtgcTTCAGGAGAGGACTGTGATGAGTTAGTGGGTGGCAGGGTATGGAGAATATGACTGCGTGAGGTTGTGTCTTAATACAAGCAAgttacagcagcacagagtgcTTCAGGAGAGGGAAGGGATATCCTGACTGGGGGGGAAataagcagcacagagtatttcggGAGACCAGCACAATAGTGTTAATGTTATTCAGGACAGGACTGCATTTGATGGCATGATGTGAAGAAAGCAAtggagtcaggtcctagtaaatGAACGATACGTCTCCCTGcagcgcagagtatttcaggatagTGGGCTTCTGCTATGAGGAAGTCACTTGTACGTCTCCATTAATATTCTCCAGTATTTGCCTATTCCTGGGGTCACACGTGTAGAGGACATGACATATCCGCTTAGTCATTACGGTTCTAATAGTCCGGGGCCCCAGAGACTCCCGTCTGATATCTGACCCATTTCTTCTACAAATCCTGTAAACGGCCTCAGTTTTCGGTGGATAAAGGTCACATTGTTCAGACTGAAGTATCTGGGGAGAAGCGTGTACCCTGCTGCAGGGTCCGCACCCAGAGGGGACAAAGTGATAGTAAATTAAAGGAGCACTCCGATAAGACTCCTACATGAACATCGTGCATTCGGAGCTGCATGCAGAGTTCTGCCCAGTTCCAGTTATCTTGCTGGTCATCAAGTGATCTATtactaacccccctcccccacattggTAGTTACCAGTTGTCTTTAGCTCTCCCACAGGTGACCCATGTCAGTGTCTGCCCATTGGTTATGTGATGATGAGAGCGTGGACGTGCTCTGTGAGACTCTGCAGGCCCGGTCACTAATCTGTACTCCTTGTTTTCATAGGACTGAGCAGTTTCCAGCAGAGCGTCGCCATGGATCGGATACAGAGAATTGTGGGCGTTCTTCAGAAGCCGGAGATGGGGTGAGCGGCGGTGTCCTGTGTGGTCACCTGAGATTATGTACCCTGTGAACTCCTCCATATACGTGTCCAGATCACCTACCACCCATCGTATAGTCTCCACCATCTCCTCACTACTGCACGGCATATATTCACTGCTCCCCATTATATACTCATCACCACCTCCTCACTGCTGCCCATTATATATTCATTGCTCCCCATTATATAC from Leptodactylus fuscus isolate aLepFus1 chromosome 7, aLepFus1.hap2, whole genome shotgun sequence carries:
- the CIART gene encoding circadian-associated transcriptional repressor yields the protein MEDTESSDFLSSCDSLCSASNSTTTDQEGRKYADFDVFLTDSMEGSSNKTEEDFVNSSMIPNSRLTSADHPVLIRLENEYQARRSYWHRHTGQHLLYQREVEGRTPCIDQNNLTNGGSGLHKKQDKQLKNYVLQEEQKLEAPQGLKRQRKPETEVTSNWWRDQESSLQVSEGDRIFAQKCRELQGFIKPLTDLLNGLKRGRYDRGLSSFQQSVAMDRIQRIVGVLQKPEMGERYLGTLLQVEMMLKVWFPEVASSLSSFSSSSSDYDMEEPRYKMAKQPDVSSTEMQGSIARPTSSNQSVTSPPDHPSQAPLHSDCACCKERAQVLAQWPNMNLTWMHTAPICNPPLSQVDLHHLNQALGQDLFGPNAPSCGIIFFVQNNQPSSPSHPITVGAEKPIAPLTCTQEDPEELPLRSQSTPASTYHGDVQSLEASKPYSHSLPLLPTFTHRSAGENT